In Methanofervidicoccus sp. A16, the sequence AAACTATACCATCTTCAGTTATCCTCTCTACAGCATAAACTGGAATGCCCAATCTATCTAGGTGGTCTATTCTCTCTATTTCTTTAACCCCTACTTTATTGAGAATGGGACTTATTCTACTCCATGTTTCCTTAGGATGACATACTCTATAAGTTTCCAGTTTGTGAATTATGTCCATAATCTATCCCTAAAATTCGCTTTATCTCTTAAAAATTTAGTTGAAAAATATTAAAATTGTAAGATTATGCTATCCTGGATGAAAAAACTCAATAATAACAACTCCTGATAAAAATACCCATATAATGTTTGTATTTTAAAGTTACCCATTAATAAATTATTTATTAACAAATAATAAAACATCTCTTTAAAAAATAATAATTATTTTTATAATTATAATAACTTTACACTCCTTCCTTAATAATTAATATAGCATTAGTAGGACATCTACCAGTACATAACTTACAGTTGTGACAGTACTTTGTATCGTAAGCGTAGTACTTTTTGTCTTTATCTCTCTTCCATATCAAGGGACCTTTTGGACATACATCGTAGCATCTTCCACATCCAATACATTTGTCCTTATCTACTATTATTTTTACAACCAAGATATCACCTTGAGGAAAAATTATAAAAAAGTATAAAAATTTTAATAAATAATTTTATTAATAATTATTTATAGTTAGTGGTAGTATGGACGAGAAGGATATGAAAATACTTGAAATACTTATGAAGGACGGTAGGAAATCTTACACAGAGATTGCGAAAATGTTGGGTACCAGTGAGAGTTCTGTAAGGAAGAGGGTTAAAAAAATGGAAGAAGAGGGGGTTATTAAAGGATATAGAGCAGAAGTAGAGCCCTCTAAAATTGGATACAACGTAGTTGCATTAACTGGATTTGATACCAATCCAGAGGATTTCCTCACAGTTGCAAAGAAACTCTGTGAATTTGAAGAGGTAAAAAAGGTATGGACCTCTACTGGAGATCATATGATTATGACTGAAATCTGGGCAAGAGATGGTAGGGAACTATCTGAAATACTCTTTAACAAGTTAGGTAAAATAGAGGGTGTTAAAAAGATATGTCCTGCAATAATACTTGAAGAGTTGAAATAACTTATATCTCTACCATTTTATCAGGTACTTCAATACCTCTCTCCTTGAACCATTTGCCGTATCCATTTACATCCATATTCTTTATATGCATAATTAACCATCCAATTATAAAATTCAGTGCTTCGTTAAACTTTCTGTCATCTCCCTTTTCAATCTCTGGAAGGAGGGTATCTACAAGATACCTAACAAAGAACTTATGCATCTTTTTATGATTCTCTAACTTCTCCTTAGGGTAGTTGTATCTTTCCATAACCTCCTCTTCATGTTTAAAGTGTTTATCTGCGTAAGTAACTACAGTATCTATCAGTATCTTTTTTGCATCTTCTCTTTTTCCTTCCCTCATTAGAGTATATACCTGATTTATCGTTTTTATAAGTGTTTTATGCTCTTCATCAAATGCCTCAATACCAGATTCAAAATCTTTACACCATTTTATTATTTCCATACTATCCTCTATATTTTAATTATACTTAAAAATAATAATAATTATTATTAATATATAATATAACCACTATTAAAGGTGGTGTAGATATCAATTAAAAATTTTAATAAGAACAATAAAATAGTACTGAAATAGTACTGAATTTTCCTATTTTTTAATTTTTGATAAAATAGCAGATTTGCTATAACAACAATTTTTAATTATCAATAGTAGGTAATTCTACAATATTAAACAGTAAATCTATTATATTTTACTTAAAGTATCTCTCCAACAATCCCTTCAACATCATGGCATGTCTTGCCTCATCTCTACTTGATTCGTCAAAGTAGTCGTGGGCAGGATCTATATCTAATTCTTTAGCCTTCTTAGCAGCAGCCTTCTTTTCCTTGTTTGCCTTACACTCTCCTTCTAACATCATTTCAATGTTTTCCTTCAAGTTCTCAGAGATGATTCCGTTCATCTCTGCAAAGTGGGCTGCATGTTCAGCCTCTTCAAAGGCAATCCTTCTTAATACCTCTGCAACTTCTGGTAATCCTTCTCTTTCAGCCTGTCTTGCCATGGCCAGGTACAATCCCACTTCAGTACACTCTCCTTTAAAGTTAGCCTCAACTTCTTTCTCTAGATCTGTACCCTTTGTAACTCCTATTTTGTGCTCGTTTATCAACTCTACTTTAACCATAGGTTTCTCACCTCCTTATTTCTTTTAAACAGTAAAAACAAAAATGATCAAAAAGTATATAAAGGAAAATTAGATAAGATTACAATTCCTTTATCTTAGCAGCCAGTCTCTTACCCATGTTGTAACAGTTCTCTAATTCATCTTTAGTTGGTACATAGTATAACTCGTAGGCATCAAGTACGTTGAAGCCACAGGCTTCTATTTCCTTCTTCAATACTTCAACTCCTCCACCGTTACCTCCCATAGATCCAAAGACTATTGCTAACCTCTTCAATCCTGTTCTGTTGAACTTCAATCCTCTTAGGTAGTATATTAGGTCTCCCATTGATGGGTATGGTTCGTCGTAGATTGTTGGTGCTCCAAAGAGTACTGCCTTACTGTCTAAGATATCCTTAACGATTTCACTTCTTTCATCTTCGTGGAGGAAGTACATTACTACCTCAATACCCTCGCTCATAAGTCCCTCTGCGAAGGCGTGAGCCATCTTCTGGGTGGAGTAGTGCATTGTGTCGTATACTATTGTAGCCTTGTCCTTACACTTACCAGTAGCAAAGTTCTGGTAAGCCTCTATTACCTTCATTGGATCTGTCCATATCTGCCCATGGGATGGAGCAATCATCTTTATCTTCTCTAAGAGGCCTAAGTCAATAACCTCCTTGAACTTCTTCAGTACCAACTTGGAGAGTGGTGTAATCAGGTTTGCGTAGAACTTCTTGTTTGCATCCATCAGGACGTACTCTGGAATATCCTTGTCGAATCTCATGTGTGCTGGATAACAGAGGTGCTGACCAAATGCATCGTTTGAGAAGAGTATTCCTTCTTCAGCATAGAATGTGAACATACTGTCTGGCCAGTGGAGGAGTGGTGCCTCTAAGAATGTTAATGTTTTACCTCCAAGGTCTATACTATCTAGGGACTTTACTGTCTTAAATGGAGCATCCTTTAAGGATGGGAAGTGCTTTTTCAACCCTTCAACTGCAACTTCTGTACAGTAGATTGGTGCCTCTGGGAACTTCTTGTGGATCTCTGGTAGTGCTCCAGAGTGGTCCTTCTCTACGTGGTTCTGTACGATTACATCTATCTTGAACTCTCTACCTTCCTTCTCAAAGGCATCCTTTATTCTTCCCCACATTTGAGCAGAGGTTCCTGGATATGTGTTGTCTATTATAGCAACCTTCTCATCTCCAAATACCAAGTATGCGTTGTAGGTAGTACCCTTTAATGTGTATCCGTGGTACTTTCTAATATCCCAGTCCAATACTCCTACCCAGTATACTCCATCTGCTATTTTGACTGCATCTGCTTTCACATTATCACCTTTTGTTCATTTTACAGTTAATTCTATTACTCCTACACCTATATTAATTTAATTATCCGTATCTCGTCTAGATCCCATGTTTTCAGTACGACTTCGATATTATGTTTTAAATTTTTCTGTTAAAATTATTCTGTTAATATCCGAAAAAAAAACAAAAAATATTTATATCATTAATATACATTAACTTTATTACAATAATTAATTACATTTGATTAACCTATAATAGTAGGGATATTATGAAAAGGAGTGTTTTGATAGTATTAGGTATAGTATTACTGATCACAGGAAGTCTTCTCCTGTATAACTACCATACTCAGAGTAAGGCTAGATACCTTACAATCTCTACTACAACAAGTCTATACGATACCGGTCTCCTAGATATTATAGCAGAAATATTCAAGAAACAGTACAATATAGAGTTGAGATTTATCCCAAAGGGAACGGGAGCCGCCATCCAAGACGCTAAAAATGGTGTATGTGATGCCATTATAGTACATGCTAGGAGTAAGGAGTTAGAGTTTATGAAGGAAGGTTATGGAGTAAATAGGAAAGTTTTCGCATATAACTTCTTTGTTATTGTGGGTCCAAAGGAGGACCCTGCAGGAATCAGAGGACTTCCACCAGTTGAGGCTCTTAAAAGGATCGCTGAGGCAGGAAGGGAGGGTAAAGTAATATGGGTTACAAGGGATGACGGTTCAGGAACTAACACCAAGGAGATAAATCTCTGGAAGTTAGCAGGATATAACTACTCAGAAATAAAAGAGGAGAAGTGGGTATACAGGACAGGATCTGGGATGGGTGAGACACTTAAGGTAACTGATACCAAGAGGGCTTATACTCTATCAGATACTGCTACATACCTTAAGTACAGTGGAGAGGGGATAATAGGAAACTTGGATATATTAGTTGATAAAGGCAGTGAGTTGATAAATATATACAGTATAATTCTGATAAACCCTGAGAAGTACGAAAAGAACTATAAGGATGCAGTCCTACTATCTAAGTGGTTAACTGGTGAAGAGGGGCAGAAAGTACTTGAAGAATTTGGTAAGGAGGAGTTCGGGAGACCTTTATTTAACCCTGTTGTAGAGGTACTTAGGAATAGAGAGGAGCCTTTCTTTACCTGGATATTGAAGTATGGATTTATAGAGGATGGAGATGTCCTAACAGAATGTCCTAGGGAGTTTAGGTATGGAGATGATCTTACATTCTTTGAATTTAGAAAATCTAATTAAAAATTAATTATTATTATAATAAAAAAATAAAAATTATGAATATAAAAAGGGTAAAATAAACAAATCTAATCCTTATCTCTTATCTTACAGTAAATACCTAGTGAGTAGGGTTATTACTATTGATCTTTATTCTTTTAATTATTTTTTAAACAGTTTTTAAAGAGATAACTATGGCCTGGGATTATATACTCGAGGGACTTTTTGAAGCCTTTCATCTTATAATCGGTGGGGATCCTGAACTTTACGATATACTCTTTAGAAGTATAAAGGTATCTGGATTGGCTACTTTGTACGCTGGGTTAATTGGTGTTCCTATAGGAACTATTCTAGGACTCTCAGATTTTAAGGGTAAAGATATAATAAAGTCTATCTTTAACGGATTGATGGGCATTCCCACTGTAGTACTTGGGCTTATCCTCTACCTCTTTTTAGCACCTGCTGGACCTTTTGGGTTTTTAAACCTACTTTACACCACTACAGGTATAAGTCTCGGCCAGATGATACTTATTTTACCAATTGTTGTAAGTATTACTGTAAATTCCATTGAAAGTATAGAGGAAGATGTAAGGTATTTGGCACTAACCTTGGGAGCAGATGAAACCCAGATGATGACGAAGATCATAGAAGAGGCCTCTCCCGGTATATTTCTATCTCTGATGATGGCATTTAACAGGGCCATTGCAGAACTGGGAGTAGCCCTTATGATAGGAGGAAACATCTTTATAAAAGGAGGAGAGATGAACACAAGGGTGCTAACTACTGCAATTCAGATGTACGTCACAAGAGGAGAAATTAGTATGGCGATTGCCCTGGGGATTATATTACTCTCTCTGGTTTATCTTATATCCATCATGGTTAACTATATACAGAGAAGGTGGGCAGAGGCATGATAGTTCTAAAGGGGGTTTTTAAAAACTTTGGAGAGAAGGTAGCCCTTAAGGATGTTAACCTTGAGGTAAATGAGGGGGAGGTTTTGGCAATTTTGGGATACAGTGGGGCTGGAAAAACAACTTTACTTAAAATATTATCTGCCTTAGATATTGATTTTAAGGGTATTTATCTATTTAAGAATATAGATGCTAAAAAAAATCCCGAGAAGGTAAGAAAACGTACAACCATGGTTTTTCAGAACCCTGTAATGTTTAAAGGTACAGTCTTTGAAAACGTCGCCTACGGATTAAAGGTCAGAGGGTATGATAAGAGGTATATTAAAGAGAAAGTGGATGAGATGTTAGAATCCCTTGGGATCTTGGATTTAAAGGATAAAAATGCCAAGAAGTTAAGTGGTGGGGAGAAGCAGAGGGTTGCAGTGGCAAGGGCTTTAGTGTTAGACTTAGATGTATATATCTTTGACGAGCCCACATCTAACTTAGATATAGAGAATATCAAAGTTGTAGAAAGTGCCATAAAGGAATTAAAGAGAAAGGGAAAGACTGTTATATTTACAACCCACGATCTTCTTCAGGCTCGGAGGTTGTCAGAGAGAGTGGCTTATATAGAGAAGGGAGAGATTGTTGAGGTTGGTGAGACTGAGGAAATATTTAAGGATCCAAAGGATGAGAGAACCTATAGGTTTGTAAGTGGGATGTTTTAAATGTATGAGTTATTAAAAATCATCAATGTTAAATAAAAGTAAAAAATAATAAACCTTAATCTTCACCAAAATATAATTTAAAGGATAAAAACTGAAAAATGATAAGAAATTAATAAATAATTCATCCTGTTAGGAGGATATACACTACTCTAAGGAGGTATTTATCTGTTCATATTTTTTAGTATCTATCCAGAGTGTTTAAAGACTTTATCAGATTTAATAACCTTCTTTTTTATATTTTCTTTTTATATATTTATTATCTTTTATATTTATTTTTATAATAATTATCATAATTATTTATTATCAGGGATTTTTTAATTGGAATTAGTAATTAGTAATTATTAATAATATCAACGCCTACCTTACACTCAAATACATCTAATACTCCCAATTCTCTTAGAGATCCTAACAGTTCCTTCCTTCTATCCTCATCTGTAAGTATTACAACAACACCTCCACCTCCAGCACCTGAGAGTTTTGCACCGTATCCGTATCTACTACCTAACTCCACAACCTTGTCCATCTTTGTTGTAGAAACTCCTAACTTTTTCAGTAGTTCATGGTTTTTTATCATTAATTCTCCCAATTCCTCCCATGTAGATATACCTTCAACTTCATTTACTATCTTTCCTATAGATCTGAATATTTCCTCCTTCTTAGGATGACCTGCAACCTCCTTAACAAGTTCAGCAGTTTTCTTCTTCCTTCTTTCAACATGAACCAATAAAAAATGACAGTCTTTAAGGAGTTTGTAAAGTTTAGTACCTTCCAAAATCTCAAAATCACTACTGTTTTTGATCTTCAAAACACTGTTGTAGATAACAGTTGCAGTATCTGTAATACTGGCTCTTCCTTGAACCTCCCTCTCCACAGAAAAACATATCTTACACAACTCCTTTTTTGGGATAGAGATATTATTAGCAAGTAAAAAAGATTTTATAGTAGTGACAACCACTGAGGCAGAGGATCCCAGACCACAACTTACAGGAATATCGGAGGATATATCTAACTTAAATGGTTTAAAATCTTTGTATCCTTTATCTTTTAAGTAATTTACTATAGATTTAATTGCACATAAGACATATTTCACACTTCTATTATAGTTTCTTAGGTTTAATGTGGAAATATCCTCTATATTCAAGGTAAGGGATCTCCCTAAATCCTTCAGATTTATAACTATATTCTTTTCACTATGGGAGATCCTCCCCCTAGTTTTTAGATCTACAGCCATGGAAATAGCACCGTAACCCTCAACTACAGCATGTTCTCCAAAAAGTATAACCTTAGAGGGAGCCTCAACTGTACTTTTAGATGTTTCCTCCATCATCTCCACCTTATCAATCTCCTTAAGAGAACCTCATCCCTATTATCCACCTCTCCATCAAATTCTGCCACTAAGTACCCCTTAGTTCCAAAGGTTCCCTTTATTCTCCCTTTAATATTTTTTTCAGGGACTACTACATTAGATCCAATAAGTTTCTCAGCCTCCTCCTTAGAGTTGGCCAAACCTACAACAAGTATTCTATTTTTATCTATCTTTATCCACCCCACTTTAGAGATTACCCTTTTAATATTCAACTCTTCAACCCTCTTAAAATCTACTATCTCACCTTTACCACATATCCTTAAGGTTGTAGGTGGTAGATCCAATCTAGTTATAAGTATATCCTCCCCTATCTCTGCTACAGTTTTTTCCTCCAATTGGAATGCACAGTAACACTCCTCTCCTCCTTTAACCTCTCTTAGGATGATGTTCTCCATATTTCCGTCTATCTCCATCCTCTTAAAAGGTATTATCCTTGCAGGTATTACTAACATTCCTATATTTAAATGTACTCTTATCCTAGGTTTCAAAGGGTACTTAAATAGAGGAGATATTCTTATCTTTGCAACTATACTATCTACAACCTTTAACTTAGTATCTAGGGACGTTAGGACACATCCCCTAAATAACTCTTTTGGATCTACTCCCTGAACAGCCATTCCTATTCTATCTCCTGCAGAGGCTTCACCTACATCCTCCTTACATCTCTGAATACTCTTAACCTTTACAGTACTGTTCAATGGTAGAACCTTTAACTCATCCCCCACTTTTACCTTTCCCTTAAGTACAGTACCTGTGATAACTGTACCGATCCCCTTTATTGGAAATGCATGATCTATAGGCATCTTAAAGAAGTCCTCAGTGTTCCTTATTATCTCCATACTATCTAACATCTCCCTAATAGTATCCTTTAATTCCTCTATTCCAATACCCTCCTTTGCAGATATCTTCAGTATTTTACTCCCCTTTAAATTTTCTGTTGAGTTAAGTATGGCTCTCATGAATTCCTCAGTTCTTTTAATTTCCTCCTGGGATGCAACATCTATTTTATTTATTACCACAATAGTAGGTATATTGAAGTAATCTAGTATTAAAAGGTGCTCTCCAGTTTGGGTTTTAGGTCCCTCTTTGGCATCTATCACTAAGAGGGCTAGATCTATGATCTCGGCAGCACCAACTACGGCCCTTATGAGATCTGCATGTCCAGGGGCATCTACTAAGGTAATGAGATAGCCTCCCAACTTAAAAAAGGAGAACCCAAGATCTATGGTAATACCTCTTCTTTTAGATTCTGGTAGTCTATCTAAGGAGGATGTTGAAGGGACCTCCGTTAGAACCTTTGCCAATGTTGTTTTCCCATGGTCTATATGCCCAAATATACCTATGTTTATATTTTTAACCATCAACGTTCACCATTATAGTTTATTTTAATGTCTTAACAAGATTAATTTAATTTAAAAAATGTTCATCGTTTTTATAGTGTAAAAATAATAATTATTAAAAATAAAAAAATAAAGTGATAAATATATTAAAAAAGATAAATATCTCCCAATATTCCCTATACTAATGATGATATTCTACTTCTTTTTTCATGGTATTTATAATTTTTAAGATTATACAATAAATACTGAACTTTGATTCCCATCAAAAAAATTCTGATAAGAATAACAATAATTATAAAAAATAAAAGTATAAAAGGAAGGTATTTAGATCAAAATGAGGGATAGATAATCTCTCCTAGAATGTTCTAAGATGCTATGGAAGTGGAGTAGATCCTTTTTTAATAAGTTGCTATTATTAATATTACCCTAATTCCCATCAAAAGGATAGTTTAAAAAATAATAAGAATTATAAAAATAATAAGATAAAAAAAAAATAAGAAAAAATTAAAAATAAAAAACTTCTATTAATCCCAGATACAAAAATTTTAAAAAAAGATTGGAGGAGAATTATCCTCTGAATATCTCTTTTAATACAGGAATTCAGAATAAGATCTCATAATATTATCTAAAGATTCGGAAAGATCCTAAGGGTATTTAATAGTTTTTGTATTGATTATTTTCATAATAATTTTTATTATAATGATTATCTTTTTATTATTCTTTAATTACCACTTTGATGGGAACTAAGGTTTAATATTTTATTATAAGGTATAATATTTCAATATTTTTTTTCCAGTCTTTTTTATTGTTCTTATTTTTATTATTTAAATTATTGTTTAGAATGGGAATTAAGGTTATTTACTTTTTATCTCTATCCCTTCAGAATTTATTTTATTTTATTACCCTAATTCCCATCAAAAAAATTCTGATAAGAATAATAATCATAAAAATAGAAAGTATAAAAAGAAGATATTAAAATCAAAATAAGAGATAAATAATCTCCTCCTGGGACGCTCTAAGATACTATGGAAGTGGAGTAAATCCTTCTTAGCAGGTTGTTATTATTAATTTTTATTAAAAGTATTATTTTTAATATTATTTTAATATTTTTTCAGTTTTTATTATTTTTTTATTTAAATCATTACTTTGATGGGAATTGAGGTTTTTTATTATTTTTTTAATCACGGTCTTGATAGGAAGTGGGGTAATACTAATTAATTATTATTTTTTAATTATTTGTTGCTGAGGACTATAATGTCATTATTAATATATATCCACAGCTTATATTAATTAACCACTATTTTCGGGGGTCACTATGGAGATTGTTCCAGTGCTGGATATAATGAACGGTATAGCAGTTTGTGGTAGAGGAGGGGATAGAAAAAACTACAGACCATTAAAAACAGTTTTATGCAACTCCTCAAATCCTCTAGAGGTGGCAAGGAGATATAGAGAGGAGGGAGCAGAAAAGATATACATTGCTGATTTAGACGCTATAATGAAGAAGGGCAACAACTTTCATATAATAAAGGAGATAGAGGGACATAAGATTTTAGATGGAGGTATTACCTCGAAATTGGAACTGGAGAGTCTTAGATCCTTAAATATATGTGATAAGATCATCTTAGGGACAGAGACCTTGAGAGATTTAGACCTCTTAGAGGAAGAAGATATAATACTTAGTCTAGATTTTAAGGATGGTAAGTTGTTGAATCCTATGAGTTATACCTTAGAGGAGATTTTAAATAGATTGGACAAATCTATTCCTTTAATAGTGTTAGATATATCCTCTGTAGGTACTCAGAGAGGTGTAAATTGGAATTTAGTGGAAAAGATTATGAAGAATGTAGAGAATCCTGTATATGTAGGTGGTGGAGTAAGAGACGAGGAGGATCTAAAGAGGTGCTACAATATGGGCATTCAGGGGGTACTTATAGGCACTGGAATACATAAGGGTATTTTGAAACTAAAAGAGATAATTGAGAGGTATAGGAACTAAGGTGATTGTATTGTTAAGGAGGATAGATGCTATAAGGATACTTATGGAGTATATAAAGGATGAGATAGTGGTCTGTAATATAGGGTTTCCAAGTAAGGAGTTATATCATATAAAGGATAGGCCGGAAAACTTCTATATGTTAGGTTCTATGGGTCTCTGCTCCTCTATAGGCCTAGGTTTGGCCCTATCCCTGAATAAGAAGGTAATAGCCATAGAGGGAGACGGATCCCTACTGATGAACTTAGGTACCTTATCTACTATAGGATACACACAGCCAGATAACTTTATACTCTACGTTATAGACAACTCAGTTTACGGCTCTACAGGTAATCAGAGGACACATACAGAGAGTACCAGTCTATGTGGGATAGCAAGGGCCTGTGGAATAGATGCTGTAGAGGTGTTTCAGGAAGATGATCTGAGAAGAGTAATAGAGGAATCTCTCAATGACAGTAAAAGTAAGGTTATAGTAGTTAAGGCAGAACCTTACAACGAGAAGGTTGAAAATATCCCTCTACATCCTATGTATATAAAATTCAGGTTTATGGAGAGTATTAAACCATATAGAAAAAAGAACAGTAATAAATAATTTTATAACCTCCTTAAATCCCTAAGAGAATAATAATCTGTATTTTTTATTTTTTAATAAAATTTTTAAAAATAATAACTGATCAACTCTATCTTATCATACCTTTCTCTTTCTGCCATTTTCTTCTCTCTCCTAGTATACATCTATCACCTCTATTCCCTCCAACTGGATTCTGTGGAGTACCTAGACAGTTCATACATCTTGCCATAATACTGGCTCCCAGTGCAAGGCCATCCTCAACGAATACTACGTTATCCTCAGGTTTGTCCCATATATCCAACTCATTTAATCTCTCCAATACCAACCTAGGTTTATCTCCTGTTATTCCAGCCCTTCCAGTTATTCCAATAGCACTTTTATCACTTATAAGGCCCTTATCTCTTGCTAATTTTACCAGTCTTTCAGTTATCTTTGAAGATACTATATCCAGGGTATAGAGTAAGGTTGGAACGTTACTCTCCTCTAGGATGTTCCTTCCAATTTCCTCTAATTTAGGTAGATCACTTCCATTCTCTCCTACATCACAGCCTATAAGAATTGTTCCTGCCTTTTCTGCACTTTTTGGATCTACAGGCACAGTTCCAAATCTATCTACACCCTTAGGAACCTCGCAGATCTTTATATACTTATGTATCTTTTCCCCATACTCTTCTGCAAGTTCTCTATTTACCTCGCCTCCCTTATCTTTTATATCTAACACTGCACCTTTGTCCTTACTTACTAATCCACTACCTCTAACAATACTATCTGCAATAGCCCCAGCAAGGCCACAGAGGTTGCCAACAACATGTGCATAGGGCTTACTGTCATCTGTTATCCTACCTGCAAGGGTTGTACCGAAGTCTATACTCATACATGGGTTTCTGAAATCCACATGGGTCCATTTCGCCCCTACCTTTATCCCTGCAGTAACTAATTCACCCTCCATCTCGTTGGCCACAACCTCCTTACCAGTTGGAGGTACTACTCCTGTAACTGCACCGTCAAATATTACCTTATCCATTAGGCTGTACTTATCAAAAGGTTTTGGAAGTTGACTTTTACTCATGGCAGGAGTCATCTTTGATGGAGGTACTCCAGCCTTTAAACATCCTTCAGCAAGGGCTATTATCATGTTGGATACTTCCTCTGGAGTGGCAAATCCTGCAGTAACCCCAGTACTCCTAACTACGAAGTGGAGGTCATCCACTGTAAGGTTTCCCTTTTTTAGTGCTCCAAGTAGTACATCCTTCACCATATCTGCAACTGCACCTTTAGTTAACTCTACCCCCCAAAGGGTTTTCCCAAATACCTCCTCCCCCTTTTTTGGTGGTCTTACGTCCCTGGTCATTCTAAC encodes:
- a CDS encoding methanogenesis marker 14 protein is translated as MGFLDKIFNIFKKGPKIAYARSQSVDLIELKRNPYYIVASVELGNTTTKSIITATNMDTGITYIISKYVRMTRDVRPPKKGEEVFGKTLWGVELTKGAVADMVKDVLLGALKKGNLTVDDLHFVVRSTGVTAGFATPEEVSNMIIALAEGCLKAGVPPSKMTPAMSKSQLPKPFDKYSLMDKVIFDGAVTGVVPPTGKEVVANEMEGELVTAGIKVGAKWTHVDFRNPCMSIDFGTTLAGRITDDSKPYAHVVGNLCGLAGAIADSIVRGSGLVSKDKGAVLDIKDKGGEVNRELAEEYGEKIHKYIKICEVPKGVDRFGTVPVDPKSAEKAGTILIGCDVGENGSDLPKLEEIGRNILEESNVPTLLYTLDIVSSKITERLVKLARDKGLISDKSAIGITGRAGITGDKPRLVLERLNELDIWDKPEDNVVFVEDGLALGASIMARCMNCLGTPQNPVGGNRGDRCILGERRKWQKEKGMIR
- the selB gene encoding selenocysteine-specific translation elongation factor, which encodes MVKNINIGIFGHIDHGKTTLAKVLTEVPSTSSLDRLPESKRRGITIDLGFSFFKLGGYLITLVDAPGHADLIRAVVGAAEIIDLALLVIDAKEGPKTQTGEHLLILDYFNIPTIVVINKIDVASQEEIKRTEEFMRAILNSTENLKGSKILKISAKEGIGIEELKDTIREMLDSMEIIRNTEDFFKMPIDHAFPIKGIGTVITGTVLKGKVKVGDELKVLPLNSTVKVKSIQRCKEDVGEASAGDRIGMAVQGVDPKELFRGCVLTSLDTKLKVVDSIVAKIRISPLFKYPLKPRIRVHLNIGMLVIPARIIPFKRMEIDGNMENIILREVKGGEECYCAFQLEEKTVAEIGEDILITRLDLPPTTLRICGKGEIVDFKRVEELNIKRVISKVGWIKIDKNRILVVGLANSKEEAEKLIGSNVVVPEKNIKGRIKGTFGTKGYLVAEFDGEVDNRDEVLLRRLIRWR
- the comE gene encoding sulfopyruvate decarboxylase subunit beta; the protein is MEYIKDEIVVCNIGFPSKELYHIKDRPENFYMLGSMGLCSSIGLGLALSLNKKVIAIEGDGSLLMNLGTLSTIGYTQPDNFILYVIDNSVYGSTGNQRTHTESTSLCGIARACGIDAVEVFQEDDLRRVIEESLNDSKSKVIVVKAEPYNEKVENIPLHPMYIKFRFMESIKPYRKKNSNK
- a CDS encoding HisA/HisF family protein, which produces MEIVPVLDIMNGIAVCGRGGDRKNYRPLKTVLCNSSNPLEVARRYREEGAEKIYIADLDAIMKKGNNFHIIKEIEGHKILDGGITSKLELESLRSLNICDKIILGTETLRDLDLLEEEDIILSLDFKDGKLLNPMSYTLEEILNRLDKSIPLIVLDISSVGTQRGVNWNLVEKIMKNVENPVYVGGGVRDEEDLKRCYNMGIQGVLIGTGIHKGILKLKEIIERYRN